The Triticum dicoccoides isolate Atlit2015 ecotype Zavitan chromosome 6A, WEW_v2.0, whole genome shotgun sequence genome has a window encoding:
- the LOC119316231 gene encoding zealexin A1 synthase-like, with protein MEQWAYCLCLFLALLLPLLLLKLNSKHRGVRLPPGPWRLPIIGSLHHLAGNPLVHRVMADLARRLDAPLMYLKLGEVPVVVATSPEAAREIMRTHDVVFATRPWSLTVKIMNADGQGLIFARYGALWRQLRKICILELLSTRRVQSFRHIREDEVARLVAAVAAVPPGEPVNVSERIAVLITDSAVRAMIGDRFKRREEFLQTLDEGVKLVSGFNLGDLFPSSRLASFISGTARLAEENHRKCFELMEYAIQQHEQQRAAASGNGDVEEEGGEDLVDTLLRIRKEGGLDVPLTMGMIKAVILDLFGAGSETSATTLQWAMSELMRYPNVMRKAQAEVRNNLQRKHKVTEDDLANLKYLRLVIKETMRLHPAAPLLLPREAMEPCKILGYDIPKGTTVLVNAWAIGRDPKYWEDPEEFKPERFESGMVDFKGTNFEYIPFGAGRRMCPGMTFAQASMEIVLASLLYHFDWELPSRVKPDGLDMTEEMGLTVRRKNDLYLHAVVHMPLI; from the exons ATGGAGCAATGGGCGTACTGCCTTTGCCTCTTCCTggctctcctcctccctctcctgctGCTCAAGCTCAACAGCAAGCATCGCGGCGTGCGTCTGCCACccggaccgtggcggctgccgatcATCGGCAGCCTGCACCACCTTGCCGGCAACCCGCTCGTGCACCGTGTCATGGCCGACCTCGCGCGCCGGCTGGACGCGCCGCTCATGTACCTCAAGCTCGGCGAGGTGCCGGTGGTTGTGGCCACGTCCCCGGAGGCCGCCCGCGAGATCATGCGGACGCACGACGTCGTCTTCGCGACGCGGCCGTGGAGCCTCACCGTCAAGATCATGAACGCCGACGGGCAAGGGCTGATATTCGCGCGCTACGGCGCGCTGTGGCGCCAGCTCCGCAAGATCTGCATCCTGGAGCTGCTCAGCACGCGCCGCGTGCAGTCGTTCCGCCACATCCGGGAGGACGAGGTCGCCCGCCTCGTGGCCGCGGTTGCCGCGGTGCCGCCCGGGGAGCCCGTGAACGTGAGCGAGCGGATCGCCGTGCTCATCACCGACTCGGCGGTGCGCGCCATGATCGGGGACAGGTTTAAGAGACGGGAGGAGTTCTTGCAGACACTCGACGAAGGGGTCAAGCTCGTCTCCGGGTTCAACCTCGGCGACCTGTTCCCGTCATCGCGCCTCGCCAGCTTCATCAGCGGCACGGCGCGGCTGGCCGAGGAGAACCACCGCAAGTGCTTCGAGCTCATGGAGTACGCGATCCAGCAGCACGAGCAGCAGAGGGCCGCCGCCTCAGGGAACGGCGACgtagaggaggaaggaggagaggaccTAGTGGACACGCTCTTGAGGATACGCAAGGAAGGTGGCCTCGACGTGCCTCTTACCATGGGCATGATCAAAGCAGTTATACTG GATTTATTTGGTGCCGGGAGCGAGACGTCAGCTACCACACTTCAATGGGCCATGTCGGAGCTCATGAGGTACCCAAACGTGATGCGGAAAGCACAAGCTGAAGTACGCAACAATCTCCAAAGAAAACATAAGGTGACTGAGGATGACTTGGCCAATCTCAAGTACCTCAGACTTGTCATCAAGGAAACAATGAGGTTGCATCCAGCCGCGCCATTGCTTCTCCCTAGAGAGGCCATGGAGCCTTGCAAAATTCTCGGGTACGACATACCCAAGGGCACCACGGTATTGGTAAATGCATGGGCGATCGGCCGGGACCCTAAGTATTGGGAAGATCCTGAGGAGTTCAAGCCGGAGAGGTTCGAGTCTGGAATGGTcgactttaaaggcacaaactttgAATACATACCGTTCGGAGCAGGCAGGAGAATGTGCCCTGGAATGACATTTGCGCAGGCCAGCATGGAGATTGTGCTCGCCTCACTTCTTTACCACTTTGACTGGGAGCTCCCAAGTAGGGTTAAGCCAGATGGGCTAGACATGACCGAGGAGATGGGTCTCACCGTCCGGCGAAAGAACGACTTGTATCTGCACGCCGTGGTCCATATGCCCTTGATTTGA